Proteins encoded within one genomic window of Mycolicibacterium monacense:
- a CDS encoding LLM class flavin-dependent oxidoreductase, which yields MRLSVLDLIPVRTDQTTSDALAATTRLAQTADRLGYTRYWIAEHHNMPAVAATSPPVVIAHLAAQTSQVRFGSGGVMLPNHAPLAVAEQFALLEAAHPGRIDLGIGRAPGSDPVTSMALRGAAGRDDTDIERFPDYLDDVAALMSRHGVRVSLPRNLMRENYILKATPAATTEPRLWLLGSSMYSAHLAAAKGLPYVFAHHFSGQGTAEALATYRSEFRPSDVAAEPVTFLTVNAVVAETHDEAMALMLPNLHMMAQLRTGQPLTALDLVEDAQAKELSPQAQAVVRHGLQRAVVGSPTEAADQVRALAAEFDVDEVMINPVASARRGTDPATAPARDTTLELLAKELF from the coding sequence ATGCGTCTTTCTGTCCTGGACCTCATCCCCGTGCGAACCGACCAGACCACGTCGGATGCGCTGGCGGCGACCACCCGACTCGCACAGACCGCCGACCGGCTGGGTTACACGCGCTACTGGATCGCCGAGCACCACAACATGCCCGCCGTCGCGGCGACCAGCCCACCGGTCGTGATCGCCCACCTCGCCGCGCAGACGTCGCAGGTGCGGTTCGGTTCCGGCGGCGTGATGCTGCCCAACCACGCCCCGCTGGCCGTCGCCGAGCAGTTCGCCCTGCTCGAGGCCGCCCATCCCGGCCGCATCGACCTCGGGATCGGCCGGGCCCCCGGATCGGATCCGGTGACGTCGATGGCCCTGCGCGGCGCCGCCGGCCGCGACGACACCGACATCGAACGTTTCCCCGACTACCTCGACGACGTCGCGGCGCTGATGAGCCGCCATGGGGTGCGGGTCTCGTTGCCGCGCAACCTGATGCGCGAGAACTACATCCTCAAGGCCACCCCCGCGGCGACCACCGAACCGCGGCTGTGGCTGCTCGGTTCGTCGATGTACTCCGCGCATCTGGCCGCGGCCAAGGGGCTGCCGTACGTGTTCGCCCACCACTTCTCCGGGCAGGGCACCGCCGAGGCGTTGGCGACCTACCGGTCGGAGTTCCGGCCCAGCGACGTCGCCGCCGAACCGGTCACGTTCCTGACCGTCAACGCCGTCGTGGCCGAGACGCACGACGAGGCGATGGCGCTGATGCTGCCGAACCTGCACATGATGGCCCAGCTGCGCACCGGTCAGCCGCTGACCGCGCTCGACCTCGTGGAGGATGCGCAGGCCAAGGAGCTCAGCCCGCAGGCCCAGGCCGTCGTCCGGCACGGACTGCAGCGCGCCGTCGTCGGGTCGCCGACCGAGGCGGCCGATCAGGTGCGGGCGTTGGCCGCCGAGTTCGACGTCGACGAGGTGATGATCAACCCGGTCGCCTCGGCGCGCCGCGGCACCGACCCGGCGACGGCGCCGGCCCGCGACACCACGCTGGAACTGCTCGCCAAGGAGCTGTTCTAG
- a CDS encoding nitroreductase family deazaflavin-dependent oxidoreductase encodes MSHLTSLEQVGARLLKLHDLLYKKTNGRIGHHFPGAPPSLLLHTVGAKTGQARSNTLSYARDGEDYLIVASLGGAPRSPGWYHNLKANPDVEINLGTKRFAVTAHPVLPDDPDYARLWKIVNDNNSNRYDAYQKRTTRPIPIVKLTP; translated from the coding sequence ATGAGCCACCTCACCTCGCTCGAACAGGTCGGCGCGCGGCTGCTTAAGTTGCACGACCTGCTGTACAAGAAGACGAACGGCCGCATCGGGCACCATTTCCCCGGCGCACCGCCGAGCCTGCTGCTGCACACCGTCGGCGCCAAGACCGGTCAGGCCCGCAGCAACACCCTCTCCTACGCCCGCGACGGCGAGGACTACCTCATCGTCGCGTCGCTGGGCGGGGCCCCGCGGTCACCGGGCTGGTATCACAACCTCAAGGCGAACCCTGACGTCGAGATCAACCTCGGCACAAAGCGATTCGCGGTGACGGCGCACCCGGTACTGCCGGACGACCCGGACTACGCCCGGTTGTGGAAAATCGTCAACGACAACAACTCCAACCGCTACGACGCCTACCAGAAACGTACGACGCGGCCGATCCCGATCGTCAAGCTGACGCCCTAG
- a CDS encoding HIT family protein, whose amino-acid sequence MSCVFCDIVAGDAPAIRVYEDADFLGILDIRPFARGHTLVIPKRHTVDLTDTPADTVAGMARIGQRIAKAARRSGLHADGNNVVINDGKAAFQTVFHIHLHVLPRRSGDKLSFAKNMVLRRDPDREESGRLLREAIAELDNAP is encoded by the coding sequence ATGTCCTGTGTGTTCTGCGACATCGTCGCCGGCGACGCCCCCGCCATCCGCGTCTACGAGGATGCGGACTTCCTGGGCATCCTCGACATCCGCCCGTTCGCCCGCGGCCACACGCTGGTGATCCCCAAACGCCACACCGTGGACCTCACCGACACCCCGGCCGACACGGTCGCGGGGATGGCCCGCATCGGACAGCGCATCGCGAAGGCGGCACGTCGCTCGGGATTGCACGCCGACGGCAACAACGTCGTCATCAACGACGGGAAGGCGGCCTTTCAGACCGTGTTCCACATCCACCTGCATGTGCTCCCCCGCCGCAGCGGCGACAAGCTCTCGTTCGCGAAGAACATGGTGCTGCGGCGCGATCCGGACCGGGAGGAGTCGGGCCGGCTGCTGCGCGAGGCGATCGCCGAACTCGACAACGCGCCGTAG
- a CDS encoding VOC family protein, whose amino-acid sequence MSVSPIPEGYTSLTPFLVIDGAAAAIDFYTSVFGATLVERMDGSDGSVAHAELDFGDGRLQLSDPNADYGLAAPPRGESVTHSMVLYCTDADGVVARAEAAGATVREAVQTFVTGDRFGSIVDPFGQRWAVMTRVEDVSAAERDRRLADWARENV is encoded by the coding sequence ATGAGCGTTTCACCCATTCCGGAGGGCTACACCAGCCTGACCCCGTTCCTGGTCATCGACGGCGCCGCCGCGGCGATCGACTTCTACACCAGCGTCTTCGGCGCCACCCTCGTCGAACGGATGGACGGCTCCGACGGCTCGGTCGCGCACGCCGAACTCGACTTCGGTGACGGGCGCCTGCAGCTGTCCGACCCGAACGCCGACTACGGGCTCGCGGCGCCGCCGCGCGGAGAATCGGTGACCCATTCGATGGTGTTGTACTGCACCGACGCCGACGGGGTCGTGGCGCGTGCCGAAGCCGCCGGGGCAACCGTGCGCGAGGCGGTGCAGACGTTCGTCACCGGCGACCGGTTCGGGTCGATCGTGGACCCGTTCGGTCAGCGCTGGGCCGTGATGACCCGGGTCGAGGACGTCTCGGCCGCGGAGCGCGATCGCCGGTTGGCCGACTGGGCCCGCGAGAACGTCTAA
- a CDS encoding AraC family transcriptional regulator, translating into MGAWKNPPATPVRGVVGRAGSASAYDLRRWTPSPRAAVFVEHFWSVSWDLRGRPPVDSTVITFPSVHLTREWGEDEVRHGHRLPATLVHGVVERVFRVTVRERGAVVGARFRPGGFAARFDRDASALTGRVDPINDDLFGGPLALPCDAQRAGAALDDAIGAGSGALDPTYRVLTALVDRIRDDDRLQRVEHVVAASPWSERTVQRVFRRYVGVPVKWVLCRYRLQQAALEIESTPDVDFADLAARLGWYDQAHFTNDFRAMLGCTPGEYASRHGA; encoded by the coding sequence ATGGGGGCTTGGAAAAACCCGCCAGCGACTCCGGTGCGCGGAGTGGTCGGCCGCGCCGGCAGCGCGTCGGCATACGACCTCAGGCGGTGGACGCCGTCGCCGCGCGCCGCCGTGTTCGTCGAACACTTCTGGTCGGTCAGCTGGGATCTGCGTGGGCGCCCGCCCGTCGACAGCACGGTCATCACGTTCCCGTCGGTCCACCTCACCCGCGAATGGGGTGAGGACGAGGTGCGCCACGGCCACCGGCTGCCCGCCACCCTGGTGCACGGCGTGGTCGAGCGGGTCTTCCGCGTGACAGTGCGGGAGCGTGGCGCCGTCGTGGGCGCGCGGTTCCGTCCCGGCGGGTTCGCGGCCCGCTTCGACCGCGACGCCTCCGCCTTGACCGGACGCGTCGACCCGATCAACGACGACCTGTTCGGAGGTCCGCTGGCGCTGCCCTGCGACGCCCAGCGCGCCGGTGCCGCGCTCGACGACGCCATCGGCGCCGGTTCGGGTGCGCTCGACCCGACCTACCGCGTGCTCACGGCGCTGGTCGACCGGATCCGTGACGACGACCGCCTGCAGCGCGTCGAGCACGTGGTGGCCGCGTCGCCGTGGAGCGAGCGCACGGTGCAGCGGGTGTTCCGCCGCTACGTCGGCGTACCGGTGAAGTGGGTGCTGTGCCGATACCGGTTGCAGCAGGCGGCGCTGGAGATCGAGAGCACCCCCGACGTCGACTTCGCCGACCTCGCCGCACGCCTCGGCTGGTACGACCAGGCCCACTTCACCAACGACTTCCGCGCGATGTTGGGTTGCACGCCAGGCGAATACGCCTCCCGCCACGGCGCCTGA
- a CDS encoding DNA-deoxyinosine glycosylase — MSTPDLVQGFAPIVGGAPRTLVLGNAPSVLALAKHQYYGNPRNAFWRIAGALYGFDADDPYAVRTAALIAHGVAVWDVLRECRRAGSLDSAVQPDSMVANDFGSFFGEHPTIRRVLFNGAAADRNFRRLVPGAFEVEFSRLPSTSPAQTMRYERKLAAWREALAD; from the coding sequence ATGTCCACACCGGACCTGGTGCAGGGTTTCGCACCCATCGTCGGCGGTGCACCCCGGACGCTGGTACTCGGCAATGCGCCGAGCGTGCTGGCCCTGGCGAAGCACCAGTACTACGGCAACCCGCGAAACGCCTTCTGGCGGATCGCCGGTGCACTCTACGGATTCGACGCCGATGACCCGTACGCCGTACGCACCGCCGCGTTGATCGCCCACGGCGTGGCGGTCTGGGACGTGCTGCGTGAGTGTCGCCGCGCCGGCAGCCTCGACTCGGCGGTGCAGCCGGACAGCATGGTGGCCAACGACTTCGGCTCGTTCTTCGGTGAGCACCCGACCATTCGGCGGGTGCTGTTCAACGGCGCCGCCGCCGACCGGAACTTCCGGCGGTTGGTTCCGGGGGCCTTCGAGGTGGAGTTCTCGCGGCTGCCGTCGACCAGTCCCGCGCAGACCATGCGCTACGAGCGGAAGCTGGCCGCGTGGCGCGAGGCGTTGGCGGATTAG
- a CDS encoding adenylate/guanylate cyclase domain-containing protein, producing MTEARDTEDIEGLLVGLTGTARSERAELIEWLLGRGFTMAEVHEAIAPMLLASRRHVGDDGVYVSARETSEKFGIDLDLLQRVQRAMGLSREDDPDAVVHLRADAEAAARAQRFIDFGLDPDQVVQVVRVLSEGLAKAAEVMRYTAFAAVLTPGATELQIAKKSEALVRELAPMLGPMVEDMLLLQLRHAMETEAVSATERAEGLPLPGAREVTVMFADLVGFTRLGEAVPPEKLEQLARRLGDLARELAVAPVRFVKTIGDAVMLVSTDPAALLEAALALLDAATSDAEFPRLRVGLAVGQAVSRAGDWFGSPVNLASRVTGAARPGTVLVSESVREAVGDDERFSWSYAGARHLKGIRGEVKLFRARRPGG from the coding sequence GTGACCGAAGCGCGCGACACCGAAGACATCGAGGGGCTCCTCGTCGGGTTGACCGGAACGGCGCGCTCCGAACGCGCCGAGTTGATCGAGTGGCTGCTCGGCCGTGGATTCACCATGGCGGAGGTGCACGAGGCGATCGCCCCGATGCTGCTCGCCTCGCGGCGACACGTCGGCGACGACGGCGTCTACGTCTCCGCCCGCGAGACCAGTGAGAAGTTCGGTATCGACCTTGACCTGTTGCAGCGCGTCCAGCGGGCCATGGGTCTGTCCCGGGAGGACGACCCGGACGCGGTCGTGCACCTGCGCGCCGATGCGGAGGCCGCCGCCCGCGCCCAGCGGTTCATCGACTTCGGCCTCGACCCGGATCAGGTCGTCCAGGTGGTCCGCGTGCTGTCCGAGGGGCTGGCGAAGGCCGCCGAGGTGATGCGGTACACCGCGTTCGCGGCCGTGTTGACCCCCGGTGCGACGGAGTTGCAGATCGCCAAGAAGTCTGAGGCGCTGGTTCGGGAACTCGCCCCGATGCTCGGCCCGATGGTCGAGGACATGCTGTTGCTGCAGCTGCGTCACGCGATGGAGACCGAGGCGGTGTCGGCGACCGAGCGGGCCGAGGGTCTGCCGCTGCCCGGCGCCCGTGAGGTGACGGTGATGTTCGCCGATCTGGTCGGGTTCACCCGGCTCGGTGAGGCGGTGCCACCGGAGAAGCTCGAGCAGCTCGCCCGCCGGCTCGGCGACCTGGCGCGCGAACTCGCGGTGGCGCCGGTGCGGTTCGTCAAGACGATCGGTGACGCGGTGATGCTGGTCAGCACCGATCCCGCGGCGCTGCTCGAGGCGGCGCTGGCCCTGCTCGACGCCGCCACCAGCGATGCGGAATTCCCCCGGCTGCGGGTCGGGTTGGCCGTCGGGCAGGCGGTCAGCCGGGCGGGGGACTGGTTCGGCAGCCCGGTCAACCTCGCCAGCCGCGTCACCGGGGCCGCCCGGCCGGGCACGGTGCTGGTCTCCGAATCGGTCCGCGAGGCCGTGGGCGACGACGAGCGGTTCTCCTGGTCCTACGCCGGAGCCCGTCACCTCAAGGGCATCAGGGGTGAGGTGAAACTGTTCCGCGCCCGCCGGCCCGGCGGGTGA
- a CDS encoding heavy metal translocating P-type ATPase, which produces MSSVVLAVGGMTCASCAARVEKKLNRIDGVSASVNYATEQATVSYPDTVRPEDLVAAVEATGYTATLPTPEPEEPEPRGEPDEAAAWRQRLTISAALSLPVVLLSMIPALQFDNWQWLALTLASPVVVWGAWPFHRAAWMNLRHGAATMDTLISVGVTAAYLWSLWALFFTHAGMPGMTMSFDLLPSDTGDVHLYLEVAAAVTTFLTAGRYFEARAKRQSGAALRALLDMGAKDVAVLRDSREVRIPVGQLTVGDEFVVRPGEKIATDGVVVSGSSAVDQSMLTGESVPVEKGPGDDVVGATVNVGGRLTVRATRVGADTQLAQMARLVNEAQSGKAEVQRLADRVSAVFVPVVIGLSLLTLAGWLLVGGPVSAAFTAAVAVLIIACPCALGLATPTALLVGTGRGAQLGILIKGPQMLESTRRVDTVVLDKTGTVTTGQMSVISTHADEATMRLFGALESASEHPIARAIAAHAAERGQLPAVEQFENHGGSGVSGVVDGHRVAAGRLAWLSRDTAAPVPPDLREVAEAAEAEGRTPVWFALDGEICGVAVVSDTVKDHAVDAIADLRALGLTPVLLTGDNRRAAQAVARQVGIDVRDDTVIAEVLPQDKVDAVRALQRDGKVVAMVGDGVNDAAALAQADLGLAMGTGTDAAIEASDLTLVTGDLRAVPDAIRLSRATLRTIKGNLFWAFAYNVAALPLAAFGLLNPLIAGAAMAFSSVFVVTNSLRLRRFTPSR; this is translated from the coding sequence ATGAGTTCGGTCGTCCTCGCCGTCGGCGGCATGACCTGTGCGTCCTGCGCGGCCCGCGTCGAGAAGAAGCTCAACCGGATCGACGGGGTCAGCGCGTCGGTGAACTACGCGACCGAACAGGCCACCGTCTCCTATCCCGACACCGTGCGGCCGGAGGATCTGGTCGCCGCGGTCGAGGCGACCGGATACACCGCGACCCTGCCCACCCCCGAACCCGAGGAACCGGAGCCACGCGGGGAACCCGACGAGGCGGCCGCATGGCGACAGCGGTTGACCATCTCGGCGGCGCTGAGCCTCCCGGTGGTGCTGCTGTCGATGATCCCGGCGCTGCAGTTCGACAACTGGCAGTGGTTGGCGCTCACCCTCGCCTCCCCCGTGGTGGTGTGGGGCGCATGGCCGTTCCACCGGGCCGCATGGATGAACCTGCGCCACGGCGCGGCGACCATGGACACGCTGATCTCGGTCGGTGTGACCGCCGCGTACCTGTGGTCGCTGTGGGCGCTGTTCTTCACCCACGCCGGCATGCCGGGGATGACCATGTCGTTCGACCTGCTGCCGTCGGACACCGGCGATGTGCACCTCTACCTCGAGGTCGCCGCCGCGGTGACTACGTTCCTCACCGCGGGCCGCTACTTCGAGGCGCGCGCCAAACGTCAGTCCGGCGCGGCGCTGCGTGCGCTGCTCGACATGGGCGCCAAAGACGTTGCCGTGCTGCGTGATTCCCGTGAGGTGCGGATCCCCGTCGGCCAGCTGACCGTCGGCGACGAGTTCGTGGTGCGGCCGGGCGAGAAGATCGCGACCGACGGGGTCGTGGTGTCCGGCTCCTCGGCCGTCGACCAGTCGATGCTGACCGGTGAATCGGTGCCCGTCGAGAAGGGCCCCGGTGACGACGTCGTCGGCGCGACCGTCAACGTCGGCGGCCGCCTCACGGTGCGCGCCACCCGGGTCGGCGCCGACACCCAGCTGGCGCAGATGGCCCGGCTGGTCAACGAGGCGCAGAGCGGTAAGGCCGAAGTGCAGCGGCTGGCCGACCGGGTGTCGGCGGTCTTCGTCCCGGTGGTCATCGGGCTGTCGCTCCTGACCCTGGCCGGATGGCTGCTGGTCGGCGGACCGGTCAGCGCCGCGTTCACGGCGGCGGTCGCCGTGCTGATCATCGCCTGCCCGTGCGCACTCGGCCTGGCCACCCCGACCGCGCTGCTGGTCGGCACGGGTCGCGGCGCCCAGCTGGGCATCCTGATCAAGGGTCCGCAGATGCTGGAGTCCACCCGCCGCGTCGACACCGTCGTGCTGGACAAGACCGGAACCGTCACCACCGGCCAGATGTCCGTCATCAGCACCCATGCCGACGAGGCGACGATGCGGCTGTTCGGCGCCTTGGAGAGCGCGTCGGAACACCCCATCGCCCGTGCGATCGCCGCGCACGCCGCCGAACGCGGTCAGCTGCCGGCGGTCGAGCAGTTCGAGAACCACGGGGGCAGCGGGGTCAGCGGAGTCGTCGACGGGCACCGCGTCGCGGCCGGGCGGCTGGCCTGGCTGTCCCGGGACACCGCGGCGCCGGTGCCCCCGGATCTGCGCGAGGTCGCCGAGGCGGCCGAGGCGGAGGGACGGACCCCGGTGTGGTTCGCCCTGGACGGGGAGATCTGCGGGGTCGCCGTCGTCTCCGACACGGTCAAGGACCACGCGGTCGACGCGATCGCCGACCTGCGCGCGCTCGGGCTGACCCCGGTGCTGCTGACCGGAGACAACCGGCGCGCCGCGCAGGCGGTGGCCCGGCAGGTCGGTATCGACGTCCGCGACGACACCGTCATCGCCGAGGTGCTGCCGCAGGACAAGGTCGACGCCGTCCGGGCGCTGCAGCGCGACGGCAAGGTGGTCGCGATGGTCGGTGACGGCGTGAACGACGCCGCCGCGCTGGCACAGGCCGACCTCGGCCTGGCGATGGGCACGGGCACCGACGCGGCGATCGAGGCGTCGGACCTCACGCTGGTGACCGGCGACCTGCGCGCCGTGCCGGACGCGATCCGGCTGTCGCGCGCCACGTTGCGCACGATCAAGGGAAACCTGTTCTGGGCGTTCGCCTACAACGTCGCCGCGCTGCCGTTGGCGGCGTTCGGTCTACTCAACCCGTTGATCGCCGGTGCGGCGATGGCGTTCAGCTCGGTGTTCGTGGTCACCAACAGCCTGCGGCTGCGGCGGTTCACCCCGTCGCGGTGA
- a CDS encoding heavy-metal-associated domain-containing protein: protein MSLKLEVEGMSCAHCVASITKAVQPLPGVADVSVDLEAAAVTVTGEPDQAAVVAAIEDCGYDVRPAA, encoded by the coding sequence ATGAGCCTGAAGCTGGAAGTCGAAGGTATGAGCTGCGCGCACTGCGTCGCGAGCATCACCAAGGCCGTGCAACCGTTGCCCGGTGTCGCCGACGTCTCGGTGGACCTCGAGGCCGCCGCCGTCACGGTCACCGGTGAACCCGACCAGGCCGCCGTCGTCGCCGCCATCGAGGATTGCGGATACGACGTGCGCCCCGCGGCATGA
- a CDS encoding class I adenylate-forming enzyme family protein — translation MTDLRPHWDTEAFSGVYAGHPGRLDRRGPATITDLIAGTRCWTDREFLVHGERRISYAAFRGALGPVGAHLADLGVRPRDRVMVFGYNSPEWIVAVFALLLQGAVPVLGNRWWSPAEVAHAAELLDLRHIFTDTALDTDRPASPLADLAYAFDAPAGPASHADEDVDIDQVAIVLFTSGSSGLPKAVELSRRSVIANQQNILTRNGRLPHLLNADSPQAVSLASTPMFHIGGLSSLLTHFLTGGRIVLAQGRFDPGQVMALVERERVQVWGAVPTMAVRVLEHPEFGSRDLSSLRSWPLGGAPVSPELLERIRTQLPTLRERGLSNTWGMTEAGGFLTVADSRDLRARPGTVGRPYPVVELRIDRPDDDGVGEVLARSPTVMLGYAGRADDDTVDADGWLHTGDLGHLDDDGYLYIDGRSKDVVIRGGENIACPHVEAALASHPAVVEAAALGLPHPDLGEELAAVVVYRSGALPPTDDELRRHLAGIVSSFAVPTRWLIRTEPLPTLAGEKIDKKTLATAFD, via the coding sequence GTGACCGACCTTCGACCCCACTGGGACACCGAGGCGTTCAGCGGTGTCTACGCCGGCCACCCCGGCCGCCTCGACCGCCGCGGCCCCGCCACGATCACCGACCTCATCGCGGGCACGCGCTGCTGGACCGACCGTGAGTTCCTGGTCCACGGCGAGCGCCGGATCTCCTATGCCGCATTCCGCGGCGCACTCGGCCCGGTCGGCGCCCATCTCGCCGATCTCGGGGTGCGGCCGCGCGACCGGGTGATGGTCTTCGGCTACAACAGCCCGGAGTGGATCGTGGCCGTGTTCGCCCTCCTTCTGCAGGGGGCGGTTCCGGTGCTCGGCAACCGGTGGTGGAGCCCCGCCGAGGTGGCCCATGCCGCCGAACTGCTCGACCTGCGGCACATCTTCACCGACACCGCGCTCGACACCGATCGCCCGGCCAGCCCGCTCGCCGACCTGGCGTACGCATTCGACGCACCGGCCGGTCCGGCGTCGCACGCCGATGAAGACGTCGACATCGACCAGGTCGCGATCGTCCTGTTCACCTCCGGCAGCTCCGGGCTGCCGAAAGCCGTCGAGCTGTCCCGCCGTTCGGTGATCGCCAACCAGCAGAACATCCTGACGCGCAACGGCAGGCTGCCCCACCTGCTGAACGCCGACTCCCCGCAGGCCGTCAGCCTCGCGAGCACGCCGATGTTCCACATCGGCGGCCTGTCGAGCCTGCTCACGCATTTCCTGACCGGCGGCCGAATCGTGTTGGCGCAGGGCCGGTTCGACCCCGGCCAGGTGATGGCGCTCGTCGAACGCGAACGGGTGCAGGTCTGGGGCGCGGTGCCCACCATGGCCGTGCGCGTCCTCGAACACCCCGAGTTCGGGTCCCGCGACCTGAGCAGCCTGCGGTCGTGGCCGCTGGGGGGCGCTCCGGTGAGCCCCGAACTCCTCGAACGCATCCGCACGCAGCTGCCCACCCTGCGTGAGCGTGGGCTCTCCAACACCTGGGGCATGACCGAGGCCGGCGGCTTCCTCACCGTCGCCGACAGCCGGGACCTGCGCGCGAGGCCGGGCACGGTGGGCAGGCCCTATCCCGTCGTCGAGTTGCGCATCGACCGGCCCGACGACGACGGCGTCGGCGAAGTGCTGGCCCGCTCCCCCACCGTGATGCTGGGTTACGCGGGTCGCGCGGACGACGACACCGTCGACGCCGACGGCTGGTTGCACACCGGCGACCTCGGCCACCTCGACGACGACGGCTATCTCTACATCGACGGCCGCAGCAAGGACGTCGTGATCCGCGGCGGTGAGAACATCGCCTGCCCGCACGTCGAGGCGGCGCTCGCCAGCCATCCGGCCGTCGTCGAGGCCGCGGCCCTGGGCCTGCCCCATCCCGACCTGGGCGAAGAGCTCGCCGCGGTGGTCGTCTACCGCAGCGGTGCACTGCCGCCGACCGACGACGAGCTGCGGCGCCACCTCGCGGGCATCGTGTCGTCGTTCGCCGTCCCGACCCGCTGGCTCATCCGGACCGAACCGCTCCCCACGCTCGCCGGGGAGAAGATCGACAAGAAAACCCTGGCGACCGCATTCGACTGA
- a CDS encoding AIM24 family protein yields MTGQWLPDPDGRHEFRWWDGQRWTDQVSSRGQVTQAPMAGTPAQAPAGGDGFAGISGDLVDGRFSEKEATPIANQNTKMLRVRLGEPFMARQGAMVAYQGNVDFSFEGGGASKFLKKALTGEGLPLMRCQGRGDVFLAERAYDVHLLKLTNSGLSISGKNVLAFSAGLDWNIERVRGGSIATGGLFNTTLRGSGWVALTTDGPPVVLDAAEAPTFADTNAVVAWSANLQTQLKASFKAGALIGRGSGEALQVAFHGQGFVIVQPSEGIQVPTQ; encoded by the coding sequence ATGACCGGTCAATGGCTGCCCGACCCCGACGGCCGCCACGAATTCCGCTGGTGGGACGGGCAGCGCTGGACCGACCAGGTGTCCAGCCGGGGTCAGGTGACGCAGGCACCGATGGCCGGGACGCCCGCACAGGCCCCCGCGGGTGGTGACGGATTCGCCGGCATCTCCGGCGATCTGGTCGACGGACGCTTCAGCGAGAAGGAAGCCACCCCGATCGCCAACCAGAACACCAAGATGCTGCGGGTGCGCCTCGGCGAACCGTTCATGGCGCGCCAGGGCGCGATGGTCGCCTACCAGGGCAACGTCGACTTCTCCTTCGAGGGCGGCGGCGCATCGAAATTCCTCAAGAAGGCGCTGACCGGGGAGGGTCTGCCGTTGATGCGCTGTCAGGGCCGGGGCGACGTGTTCCTCGCCGAACGCGCCTACGACGTGCACCTGCTCAAACTCACCAACAGCGGCCTGTCGATCAGCGGTAAGAACGTGCTGGCCTTCTCGGCGGGGCTGGACTGGAACATCGAACGGGTGCGTGGCGGCAGCATCGCCACCGGCGGCCTGTTCAACACCACGCTGCGCGGGTCGGGGTGGGTGGCGCTGACCACCGACGGCCCGCCGGTCGTGCTCGACGCCGCCGAAGCGCCGACCTTCGCCGACACCAACGCCGTCGTCGCGTGGTCGGCCAACCTGCAGACGCAGCTCAAGGCGAGCTTCAAGGCCGGCGCGCTGATCGGGCGCGGATCCGGCGAGGCACTGCAGGTCGCCTTCCACGGCCAGGGTTTCGTGATCGTGCAGCCCTCCGAGGGCATCCAGGTGCCGACGCAGTGA